The Amycolatopsis mongoliensis genome includes a window with the following:
- a CDS encoding nucleotidyltransferase domain-containing protein: MCTAPDGRVTEVSRLACCLPAWYSGISWTPGTDRSQMPTSAIWPLKNVAVPGEAVFGAWDPAAPAEARSWFEPAGTPWWIAGGFALELVAGRSWRTHGDLDVLVLRRDQLVVQEALAGREWWAADPPGTLRPWAAGEILGPAVHDVRCRPSGSSPWRVQVMLDETDGDEWVSRRSPAVRRPVAGLGVTVGGIPCLRPEIQLFWKAGSPREKDEEDFREVAGSLGPAQRSWLARAIGATYSRRHPWLARLREAGGAGRSGAAG, encoded by the coding sequence GTGTGCACCGCCCCGGACGGGCGGGTGACCGAGGTGAGCAGGCTCGCCTGCTGCTTGCCCGCCTGGTACAGCGGCATCTCCTGGACACCCGGCACGGACCGGTCCCAGATGCCGACGTCGGCGATCTGGCCGTTGAAGAACGTCGCGGTGCCGGGCGAGGCGGTTTTCGGTGCGTGGGACCCGGCGGCACCCGCGGAGGCCCGCTCGTGGTTCGAGCCGGCGGGGACGCCGTGGTGGATCGCGGGCGGGTTCGCGCTCGAGCTGGTTGCCGGGCGGTCCTGGCGGACGCACGGCGACCTCGACGTGCTCGTGCTCCGGCGGGACCAGCTCGTGGTCCAGGAAGCCTTGGCGGGCCGGGAATGGTGGGCCGCCGACCCGCCGGGGACACTGCGACCGTGGGCCGCCGGGGAGATCCTGGGCCCGGCGGTGCACGACGTCCGGTGCCGGCCCTCGGGCAGCTCCCCTTGGCGGGTGCAGGTGATGCTCGACGAGACCGACGGGGACGAGTGGGTCTCGCGGCGCAGTCCCGCGGTCCGGCGGCCGGTCGCCGGGCTGGGCGTCACCGTCGGCGGAATTCCTTGCCTGCGCCCCGAAATCCAGCTGTTCTGGAAAGCCGGGTCACCCCGGGAGAAGGACGAAGAGGACTTCCGGGAGGTCGCCGGGAGCCTGGGCCCGGCCCAGCGGAGCTGGCTGGCCCGGGCGATCGGTGCGACCTACTCCCGGCGGCATCCCTGGCTCGCCCGGCTCAGAGAGGCGGGAGGTGCTGGAAGGTCCGGCGCAGCGGGGTGA
- a CDS encoding putative baseplate assembly protein gives MTTTDCGCGCGGACQGVQVETPVTIDNPPGLAELAVRSGTHGEFLESMLARLSSPGYPALAGLTVRTTDDAAIALLDGWATVADLLTFYTERIANEGYLRTATRQESLRLLGNLVGHRPRPGVSAGTFLAYTVDKDPSSGPDTAVVIPKGTRAQSIPAQGEQAQSFEIGEDLPARWSWNDLQVRLRRPYQVDFDNLGNGGRIHVAGTANDIKLGNRLLFVFGTEAGRQVTQTVPSVEIDQATGVTVVGLRGPAQPKFKELVADFRALVSDAHGEMYNRSRIVRRYVDEVLTPLADALPKDPPATPPPTVTTPTEFRRRLAEAVERLHETEVLAEQYHNVHEYLVGTLEPALLDIVAAVVKLEPPQQQDNQPSSLFAELPADTSAAVGLGALLGALRTPPAQLPATPRDLGRDPRQVFASGSDAAVQLLSALDSRLRDSLYPAWRNVDLAAPLELQELQVMRTVATPFGATAPLKPLFDAQGRPAGSEDWPLRGTQTLDIQVTYNSNGQPIGTVFTWTETGENLVIPLEPFAEVEDFVIGPGKVTVTFQHPPPPPPDDGGDGGDGGDGEGDLADAPDPNSITSVTFDFDQRLFKRTVVVTSAKTNEMTAVTVRHGDAPNPPVFGLWVGSVVPGGQEELLLLASRSPKDGGSVVELNLRSALPAVSLNVLALDAVYDGIGPGSWVVIERSKTGDITRVITRVQDSRVVSRSDYGITGKVTVLSLEDDWLDATDTTLTDIRDTTVYTRGLPLALATEPVLDEVAGKQIELAQLYQGLTAGRRLVVTGERTDIPGTPGVPGTELTMISAVEQFVDRTRPGDTVHTRITLAADLAYRYRRDTVHLFANVGAATNGASRDEPIGSGDASKRNQTFTLFQSPVTWLAADTPLGAASTLEVRVDGVLWSEVDSLAGHGPAERVYTTAVDAAGAVAVTFGDGVNGARLTTGTQNVRAAYRVGVGKAANVSAGKISQLITRPLGVSGVNNPLPATGGADADGPEQARRTIPLSVTALDRLVSVPDYEDFARARAGIGRASARRLTDGTRQVVHVTVAGVDDIPLTDTSGIVTTLRSALAGFGDPQLPVRVAVRELVLLVLAANIRVSTAYSWALVEPAVRAALLDRLGFDRRELGRPAFLSEAIAAAQSVPGVEYVDIDVFAGVEGSLTPAGLDALGSTLTTPKPTVPARLAKFDVTRYTVQDTTETLTSIAAVNGIPVSELFRLNPDLTSADPLPKGRKVVVFRGIRPAQLALLSPDLPDTLILKEVRP, from the coding sequence ATGACCACGACCGACTGCGGCTGCGGGTGCGGCGGCGCCTGCCAGGGCGTGCAGGTCGAGACCCCGGTGACGATCGACAACCCGCCCGGGCTGGCCGAGCTGGCGGTCCGCAGCGGCACGCACGGCGAGTTCCTGGAGTCGATGCTGGCGCGGCTGTCCAGCCCCGGCTACCCGGCGCTGGCCGGCCTGACCGTGCGCACGACCGACGACGCGGCGATCGCGCTGCTGGACGGCTGGGCGACGGTCGCCGACCTGCTCACCTTCTACACCGAGCGGATCGCCAACGAGGGCTACCTGCGCACCGCCACCCGGCAGGAATCCCTGCGGCTGCTGGGAAACCTCGTCGGGCACCGACCGCGCCCCGGCGTGTCCGCCGGCACCTTCCTGGCGTACACGGTGGACAAGGACCCGTCGTCGGGTCCGGACACCGCGGTGGTCATCCCGAAGGGCACCCGCGCGCAGAGCATCCCGGCGCAGGGCGAGCAGGCCCAGTCGTTCGAGATCGGCGAGGACCTGCCGGCCCGCTGGTCCTGGAACGATCTCCAGGTCCGGCTGCGCCGGCCGTACCAGGTGGACTTCGACAACCTGGGCAACGGCGGGCGGATCCACGTCGCCGGCACGGCCAACGACATCAAGCTCGGCAACCGGCTGCTGTTCGTGTTCGGCACGGAGGCCGGCCGGCAGGTCACGCAGACCGTGCCGAGCGTGGAGATCGACCAGGCCACCGGCGTCACGGTCGTCGGCCTGCGCGGCCCGGCCCAGCCGAAGTTCAAGGAGCTGGTCGCCGACTTCCGGGCCCTGGTCTCGGACGCGCACGGCGAGATGTACAACCGGAGCCGGATCGTTCGGCGCTACGTCGACGAGGTGCTGACGCCGCTGGCCGACGCCCTCCCGAAGGACCCACCGGCAACGCCGCCGCCGACCGTCACCACGCCGACGGAGTTCCGCCGGCGGCTGGCCGAGGCGGTCGAGCGGCTGCACGAGACCGAGGTCTTGGCCGAGCAGTACCACAACGTGCACGAGTACCTGGTGGGCACGCTCGAACCGGCGCTGCTGGACATCGTGGCCGCGGTGGTCAAGCTGGAACCTCCACAGCAGCAGGACAACCAGCCGTCGTCCCTGTTCGCCGAGCTGCCCGCGGACACCTCGGCCGCGGTCGGGCTGGGCGCCCTGCTCGGCGCCTTGCGGACCCCGCCCGCGCAGTTGCCGGCGACGCCGCGTGACCTCGGCCGGGACCCGCGACAGGTGTTCGCGTCCGGCTCGGACGCCGCCGTCCAGCTGTTGTCCGCTTTGGACAGTCGCCTGCGTGACTCACTCTATCCGGCCTGGCGCAACGTCGACCTGGCCGCGCCCCTGGAGCTCCAGGAGCTCCAGGTGATGCGGACGGTGGCGACCCCGTTCGGCGCGACCGCCCCGCTCAAGCCGCTGTTCGACGCCCAGGGCCGCCCGGCCGGCTCCGAGGACTGGCCGCTGCGGGGCACGCAGACGCTGGACATCCAGGTCACCTACAACAGCAACGGGCAGCCGATCGGCACCGTCTTCACCTGGACCGAGACCGGGGAGAACCTGGTCATCCCGCTGGAACCGTTCGCCGAGGTCGAGGACTTCGTCATCGGGCCGGGCAAGGTCACCGTGACGTTCCAGCACCCGCCGCCGCCACCCCCGGACGACGGCGGTGACGGTGGCGACGGGGGTGACGGCGAGGGCGACCTGGCCGACGCGCCGGACCCGAACTCGATCACCAGCGTGACCTTCGACTTCGACCAGCGGCTGTTCAAGCGGACCGTCGTGGTCACGAGCGCGAAGACGAACGAGATGACCGCCGTCACGGTGCGCCACGGCGACGCTCCGAACCCGCCGGTCTTCGGCCTGTGGGTCGGCTCCGTGGTGCCGGGCGGCCAGGAGGAGTTGCTGCTCCTGGCCAGCCGCAGCCCCAAGGACGGCGGGTCGGTCGTCGAGCTGAACCTGCGGTCCGCGCTGCCCGCGGTGTCGCTCAACGTGCTCGCGCTGGACGCCGTGTACGACGGGATCGGGCCGGGCAGCTGGGTGGTGATCGAGCGGTCGAAGACGGGCGACATCACCCGGGTGATCACCCGCGTGCAGGACAGCCGGGTGGTTTCCCGTTCCGACTACGGCATCACCGGCAAGGTCACGGTGCTGAGCCTGGAGGACGACTGGCTGGACGCGACCGACACCACGCTGACCGACATCCGGGACACCACGGTGTACACCCGGGGCCTGCCGCTGGCGCTGGCCACCGAGCCGGTACTGGACGAGGTCGCCGGCAAGCAGATCGAGCTGGCCCAGCTGTACCAGGGACTCACCGCCGGCCGCCGCCTGGTCGTCACCGGCGAGCGCACCGACATCCCCGGCACGCCGGGCGTCCCGGGCACCGAGCTGACCATGATCTCGGCGGTCGAGCAGTTCGTGGACAGGACCCGGCCGGGCGACACCGTGCACACCCGGATCACGCTGGCCGCCGACCTCGCGTACCGCTACCGGCGCGACACCGTGCACCTGTTCGCGAACGTCGGCGCCGCGACGAACGGCGCGTCCCGTGACGAGCCGATCGGCAGCGGCGACGCCAGCAAGCGCAACCAGACCTTCACGTTGTTCCAGAGCCCGGTGACCTGGCTGGCCGCGGACACCCCGCTCGGCGCGGCCAGCACGCTGGAGGTCCGGGTCGACGGCGTGCTCTGGTCCGAAGTGGACAGTCTGGCCGGCCACGGCCCGGCCGAACGGGTCTACACCACGGCGGTGGACGCCGCCGGCGCGGTCGCGGTGACCTTCGGCGACGGCGTCAACGGGGCCAGGCTGACCACCGGCACGCAGAACGTGCGCGCCGCTTACCGGGTCGGCGTCGGCAAGGCGGCCAACGTCAGCGCCGGCAAGATCAGCCAGCTGATCACCCGGCCGCTGGGGGTCTCCGGGGTGAACAACCCCCTGCCGGCCACCGGGGGCGCCGACGCGGACGGCCCGGAGCAGGCTCGGCGGACCATCCCGTTGTCCGTGACCGCGCTGGACCGGCTGGTGTCGGTGCCGGACTACGAGGACTTCGCCCGCGCCCGGGCCGGCATCGGGCGGGCCAGCGCGCGCCGGCTGACCGACGGGACGCGGCAGGTCGTGCACGTGACCGTGGCCGGGGTGGACGACATCCCGCTGACCGACACGTCCGGCATCGTGACCACCCTTCGGTCCGCCCTGGCCGGCTTCGGCGATCCGCAGCTGCCGGTGCGGGTCGCGGTCCGCGAACTGGTGCTGCTCGTGCTGGCGGCCAACATCAGGGTGTCGACCGCGTACAGCTGGGCGCTCGTGGAGCCGGCGGTGCGGGCGGCGCTGCTGGACCGGCTGGGCTTCGACCGGCGGGAACTCGGCCGGCCCGCGTTCCTCTCCGAGGCGATCGCGGCGGCGCAGTCGGTGCCCGGCGTGGAATACGTCGACATCGACGTGTTCGCCGGTGTCGAGGGCAGCCTGACACCGGCGGGCCTGGACGCGTTGGGCAGCACACTGACCACCCCGAAGCCGACGGTCCCGGCGAGGCTCGCCAAGTTCGACGTCACCCGGTACACCGTCCAGGACACGACCGAGACGCTCACCAGCATCGCGGCCGTGAACGGCATCCCGGTGTCCGAGCTGTTCCGGCTCAACCCCGACCTGACCAGCGCCGATCCCCTCCCGAAGGGGCGAAAAGTCGTGGTGTTCCGCGGCATCCGGCCGGCGCAGCTGGCGCTGCTGTCGCCGGACCTGCCGGACACGCTGATCCTCAAGGAGGTCCGGCCGTGA
- a CDS encoding DUF6519 domain-containing protein — MKADFSRSTFRPGRGYSAVLAQQGRVQLDADVNEQAAIQLHLARTIAADVIGPHGGPGDGFTVAYVPSPDGKKPADLAITPGRYYVDGVLADSAPPPVYQAVGGSTEDTQDTEDTAGLGYWNQPFAFRDPENGADLLPTPPFLVYLRLDERLVTAVQDPAIRESALGAALPDTGARTQVTWQVLAAASLKPEAFDEWVTQRTAESAFLAARVQKPDGTDDDPCVLAPDAAYRGPENQLYRVEVHQGGSAESATFKWSRDNGSIVFPLTGVDGQWVTLETLGRDDKLAVEVGDWVEAADDTTAARDEVTPLLRVEELDPAGRRVRLSAPPEVGSRHPLLRRWDQQPPRLRDGAVRITEGDWLDLEDGVQVWFAAEGTYRTGDHWLIPARTLTADVEWPVDTAGRPLLLPPAGEPAHYAPLAWVGDSGQVTPLRRTFQHLPPL; from the coding sequence ATGAAGGCAGACTTCTCCCGTTCGACGTTCCGCCCCGGCCGCGGCTACTCCGCGGTGCTGGCCCAGCAGGGGCGGGTCCAGCTCGACGCCGACGTCAACGAGCAGGCCGCGATCCAGCTGCACCTGGCCCGCACGATCGCGGCCGACGTGATCGGCCCGCACGGCGGGCCCGGCGACGGGTTCACCGTGGCCTACGTGCCCAGCCCGGACGGGAAGAAGCCCGCCGACCTGGCGATCACCCCCGGCCGGTACTACGTCGACGGCGTCCTGGCCGACTCGGCGCCGCCGCCGGTGTACCAGGCGGTCGGAGGGTCCACCGAGGACACTCAGGACACCGAGGACACTGCGGGGCTGGGTTACTGGAACCAGCCGTTCGCGTTCCGTGACCCGGAAAACGGAGCAGACCTGCTCCCGACGCCGCCGTTCCTGGTCTACCTTCGGCTCGACGAACGGCTCGTCACGGCCGTGCAGGACCCGGCGATCCGGGAGTCCGCACTGGGCGCGGCCCTGCCGGACACCGGGGCGCGCACGCAGGTCACCTGGCAGGTGCTGGCGGCGGCGAGCCTCAAGCCCGAGGCGTTCGACGAGTGGGTCACCCAGCGGACGGCGGAGTCCGCGTTCCTGGCCGCCCGGGTGCAGAAGCCGGACGGGACGGACGACGACCCGTGCGTGCTCGCGCCGGACGCGGCCTACCGCGGCCCCGAGAACCAGCTCTACCGCGTCGAAGTCCACCAGGGAGGGTCCGCGGAGTCGGCGACGTTCAAGTGGTCGCGCGACAACGGGTCGATCGTCTTCCCGCTCACCGGCGTCGACGGCCAGTGGGTCACCCTGGAGACACTGGGCCGCGACGACAAGCTGGCCGTCGAGGTCGGCGACTGGGTGGAGGCGGCCGACGACACCACGGCCGCGCGCGACGAGGTGACGCCGTTGCTGCGGGTCGAAGAGCTGGATCCGGCCGGCCGCCGGGTGCGGCTGTCGGCGCCGCCGGAGGTCGGCTCGCGGCACCCGCTGCTGCGTCGCTGGGACCAGCAGCCGCCCCGGCTGCGCGACGGCGCGGTCCGGATCACCGAGGGCGACTGGCTCGACCTGGAGGACGGCGTCCAGGTGTGGTTCGCCGCCGAGGGCACCTACCGCACGGGTGACCACTGGCTGATCCCGGCCCGGACTCTGACCGCGGACGTGGAGTGGCCGGTCGACACCGCCGGCCGGCCGCTGCTGCTGCCGCCGGCGGGGGAGCCCGCGCACTACGCCCCGCTGGCGTGGGTGGGCGACTCGGGGCAGGTCACCCCGCTGCGCCGGACCTTCCAGCACCTCCCGCCTCTCTGA